Part of the Candidatus Margulisiibacteriota bacterium genome, GCCGCCGCGTAACTTGCGCAATTGTCGTGGATCAGTTTGTTAACCTGGGTCGCGGCTTGGGCGATGTTCGCCGCGGAAAGCGCGTCCCAATTGATCTGGGAGAGAGCGATCTGGCCGCGGAGATTCTCCGGCAGGGCGCTGTTGATCCGCTCCAGTATCCCCTTGATATTGATCTTAAACGACTTATCCTGGGCATAGGCCACCCCGGCCGCGATCGGTCTTTGGCTTTTTTCCAAGGCTTGCTGAAAAGGGACCAGCAAATTGCCGTTCAACAGTCCCAGCACATGGTTCAATTTTACCAAGTCACCGTCATTTTTCTTTGACTTTTCATCGGTCAGACTTTTGATCACTTTTTGCAGGATCCGCTCGATCGGCAGAGCTTCTGCCGCTACTCCGGTTTCCTTAACCAATTCCTTGGTCACTTGGCCCCATACTTCCCAGGCATGGTTATTTAAGCTGCCGGGCTGTCCCGGTTGGCCTAAAATGCTCCTGACCTGCGCGCTAAGATCAACAAAGGTCGATAAAGTAGCAAGCGCCCAGGACATTTCCCCCAGCGTCGCGATCTGGTTGCTGGTCGTGGTGGCTGATTCCGGTAAAGTGGCGCCGGCCGGTACGGCCCGCAGCTTGACCCCACTGGCGCTACATATTGTATTTACATCCATAGTCATGATCTTTTGCCTCCTTAAGGTATTGGAATAACCACAGTAGGTGCCGCGGTGGCTGGCGGCTTGCTGGTCCCGCTAGCTTTAGTCCACGGCTGCTGCTTGCCCGTCCCTGTTGGGCTGGTTGGCGTAGGTTTGGTTGAGCTAGCTTCCGGTTTAGCGGATGTTTCCGGCGCGGCGGAAGTTTCCGGCTTGGCGCTGGCGTCTGCCTGGGGAACCGGAGCCTGGGTCGACGCTGGAACCGGGATGGGGGTCATGGTGATCGGGCAAATAGTGATCGGGGTCGGGGTCGGAATAAATATTTCCGTACCAGAGGCGGCCCAAGCGAATAACCGATGGTCAACCCCCTTGGGGGTCGTGCTGTTGACCGAGAGGATCCAGCCAATATCTCCCTTGAGATGCTTTTCATTCGCCGCCCGCAAGGCCTGGGCGGTCGTCGTAATAGCCTCCGCACTCGGCGCCGCTTCTCCGCAATACTCGATCGAGACCTGACGGGCAGCCAGCTCCCAGCTCTCCTCCGCCGCGTCATTGAGGTAAAAATGGACCCCTGGCTGCTGGGTCGGCCGTTGGGCCGAGGCTGAAGTACAATCGAGCGGGGACGGCACCGGGGTGAAAATAAAGCCGGCGATCTCGTCCCAGACGGAATCAGCGCTCTTCGCCGGCCGGCCGCTAGCCGCCGCACTGACTATAGACTTAACCGTATTATAGAGCGAACTTATCCCTGTTATTGACATAACGATCAAATGGTTATCGGCCCCTCAGCCGGGAAATTTCACTTTTTTTATCATTTGTGCTACAATCACTATAATCATGGTCAGGATCTTCCCTTTTCGGGGCATTTTCTACAATACAAAAAAGATCAAGCACCTCTCCAAAGTCACCTCCCCCCCCTATGACATCATCAGCCCGGAACAGCAGGGCGAGCTGTATAAGCTAAGCGATTTCAATTTTGTCCGGATGATCCTGGGGAAGGAATTCAGCGGCGACGGGCCGTATAACAACCGCTATGTCCGGGCGGCCGCCTTCCTCGACGGCTGGCTCCGCCACAAGATCATGCTCCAGGATGACGAGCCGGCCTTTTACCTTTATGAGCAGATCTTCAGTTGCCAGGGGAAAAAATACGTCCGGATCGGCTTTTTCGGTATCCTCCGCCTGGAGGACAGCGGCCGCGCCAAGGTCCATCCCCACGAGGAAACCTACCCCAAAGCCAAGCTCGACCGCCTCAATCTAATGAGAGCGACCCATGCCAATCTCGACTCGGTCTTCTCGTTCTACTCCGATCCGAAAGAGAAGATCATCAAGACCCTCAAACCCTTTATGAAGCGCAAGCCGCTACTCGAGGTCCGGGACCGCGACAATGTCGTCCACCGGGTCTGGCGGGTGGATAAAAAGGCCGCGATCAGCCGGATCATGCTGGAGATGAAAGACAAGCCGGCTTTCATCGCCGACGGCCATCATCGTTTCGAGGCGGCGATCCGCTACAAGAACGAGCTGAAGCTCCGCAACACCAAGTTCTCCGAAGACGAGTCTTATAACCATGTTTTAATGTATTTCACCCCGATCGAAGGGAAAGGTTTGGCGGTCCTGCCGATCCACCGGGTGATCAGCAATGTCGCCTATTTCGACTCGCTCCACTTTGAGCAAGATTTGGCTAGTTATTACGATGTTGTCCCCTACCCGGCCGGCAAAAAGAGCTCCGAAGCTGTGCGGAAAAAGCTGATGAAAGACCTGGCCAAGGCGGGTGAGACCAAACACGCGTTCGGCCTCTATCTGGGGAACTACCGCTACTTCCTGCTGACCTTGCGGGACGAGGCAAGCATTGACGAGATGGTCGCCGAGGAAAAGCCAAAGGCCTGGAAGCATCTGGACGTGACCATCCTCCACTACACCATCTTTGAGCGGCTGCTCAATATCGCTAACGAGACCGAGGACAAGGTCACCTACTTCAAGAACGACCTCGACGCGATCAAGGCGGCCGATGAGCCCGGGGCCAACTTCGCTATTCTCCTCAACGGGACGAAGGTCGAGGAGATCATTGCCGTGGCCGGCGAGCTGGAGAAAATGCCGCACAAGTCGACCTATTTTTACCCCAAGCTCCTCTCCGGCCTGATCGTTAACCGCTTAGAGCACGGCGAAAAAGTGAAGTGATCATTCTCGCCTCCGCCTCACCCCGCCGCCGCCAATTACTTCGCCGGCTGGTCAAACATTTCCGGGTCATCCCCAGCCGGGTCGATGAAGGGAAAATAACCGCGGCCAATCCTCCCCGCCTGGCCGAAAAGACCGCCCGCGCCAAGTGCGCCGAAGTGGCCGACCGTTACCCCACCGCAGTCGTCATCGGAGCAGATACGATCGTCGTCCTTGGCCAGACTATTCTGGGCAAACCAGGGAGCCAGAAAGAGGCCAGCTCCATGCTCACCCGGCTCTCCGGCCGGACCCACCTTGTCATTACCGGTCTGGCGGTCTACGACCCCTCAAGCGGCAAGATCAATTCAACGCGAGAGATCACTTATGTGAAGATGAAAAAGGTTGGTAAAACCGAAATAATGGCCTATGTCAAAAGCGGCCGGCCGCTGGATAAAGCGGGTGGTTATGGTATCCAGGAGATCGAGAAAATCTTCATCGAAAGAATAAAAGGCGATTATGACAATGTGGTCGGGCTACCCCTGCTGACCCTCCAGAAACTCCTCAAGCCAATATTGAAATAACTGTCCCGACGACATTAGTATATCAAATATGTCCCGACGGTCATAATGGTCGAATAATAATGGAATCGTCGGGATCCCGGTTCGGCGAAGCCGACATCGGGATAATGTCGGGATCCCGATTTCCGCCGCAGGCGGAACATCGGGAAATTTTCCGCTGAAACCTGCCGATATATATATGTAGGGAGCCATACCTATCACCGACTGTCGAGACAAGTAAACCGGAGAGCCTGTTCTCCGGTTTTTTGTTGGGCTTTTCGACGCCCACCCCATCTTGCGTCAATTGGAACACGGCGATAAAGTTAAGACTTAATCAACCATAAATCCAATCCGTTTTTTTGATCTTTCAGTAGGAATTATTAGCGCTCTGATTGCATCAAAAACAATCTTGAATTGTTTGTCATATTTTCCTTCCAGCTCCTCGATCTTTCTTAAAACATCTTTATGAGAAGACACCAATTCGCGCAACTTCACAAATGTATTAATTATTAAGATGTTAACTTGTATTGCCCTCTTACTATTTAGAACGGAAGAAAGCATCGCCACGCCCTGCTCCGTAAAGACATAAGGCAGTCTATAAGAATATTTCAACTCTTTGAGGTGGTCACAAATTGTGACCACCTCCGCTTTTTCCTTTTTGCTTAATTGGAACATAAATCCCTCCGGGAAACGATCTTGATTCCGTTTAACGGCTTGATTTAAGACCTTAGTTTCAACCTGGTAAAGTTCAGCCAAATCTCTGTCAATCATCACTTTTCGCCCTCTTATTAAGTAGATCGCCTTTTCAATCCTTTCCGCTGGAATAATATTTGCCATGAATTCTCCCTCCACAATGTAAATTAGCGCCCTCATCCTTTATTCGCGAAGGAGCTAAAGCAATTGAAAACACGCGGTAAGTAGCGACGACCTCTCCAACTTGAGGTCACAAATTGTGATCTCAAGATTTCTGCTTCTTGAGCGCTCAATTTGAACATAAAATCGATTGGGAACCGCTCCAGATTTCTTTTTACTGTTTGAGTTAATACTCTAGTTTTTACTCCATATAACTCGGCAAGGTCATTATCTAACATTACTTTTTACTTTCTAATTAAATATATTGCTTTTTCAATCCTCTCCGTTGGGATAATACTTACCATCAATTCACTCTCCTCATATTAAAGTAGCGCCCGCCTCAACTTGAGGTTCCAAATTGGGCCCTCAAGTTATCACTTACTGGAACCTGCGACTGAACGTCGCGGCTCCAATTATATTCTTTTTATGCGAGGAAACCGCGAAGTTTATTCGCAGGTTTCCGAGCAATAGTTAGTAGCAATAACACAGTCTCGCCAGGCTGACCAAAGCCAGATATTTCCGCCCCCAGCAGGAACGCTTGTCCGACACCATCCGTTTCAATCTTCTGATGCTTTTATCTTTTTCTCTATCCGTCATCTCGTTCACCACCTTTCATTGTAAACACCGGGGGACTCCCTGATTTGACCCAGGGAGCCCCCGGCGCAGCCATTACGCCACTACCAGCGCGGCTTCCTGCAGGACATTAAGCAGTTCGCCCAGTTTGTTCTGAAAAACCATGATGCTGGACTTCTCAAACTTGTTATCCGCGACCAGCCGGCTCTCGGTCAGCATTATATAGCGGGTATCGTTCTTGGCCGCCCGGACCGACACAAAATAGGTCCGGCGCCCGGCTTTTACCATCCGTTTGAACAACTCTTTGCTTCCGATCGACTCCGTCTTCGTTTCTGTTTCCATCTCTCTCACCTCCTTCTTTCTTAATCCGTCTTCCGTCAGTTAACCTTTTCGTAACTGATGATCCGCTCCTTCAACCAATTCCAGCGCAACCAAGCTTGCAGCTCGTCCGACTTCATAAAGATCTCGCGCACACAGTTAAACGGCAGATGATACACCACTCTATACATTCCCCTCACCTCCCCAACGGTCCAATGTCCTGTATTGTGTCGCCTCGGCAATATGCCGCGCCTGGATAGTGTCCGTCCCTTCCAGGTCGGCGATCGTGCGGGAAACTTTAAGTATCCGGTCGTAAGCCCGGCCGCTCAAGCGAAGATGGAGAATAGCTGATTTAAGGAGATTTTCGGCTTCGGGATCGAGTTGGCAAAACGCTTTCATCTGCTTCGGGGTCATCCGGGCATTGCAATGAACTTCCGTCCCTTTGAAGCGCGCTTGCTGGGTCAGCCTTGCCTGACTGACCCGCTCCCGGACCAGCTTAGAACTCTCCCCTTCCGGCTGGGCCGCCAGTTCCTCTTGCTTCAAGCGGGGAACTTCAATGTGCAGATCGATCCTGTCCAGAAGAGGCCCGGAGAGTTTCCCCCAATAATTTTTGACCCGGTACGGC contains:
- a CDS encoding DUF1015 domain-containing protein; translated protein: MVRIFPFRGIFYNTKKIKHLSKVTSPPYDIISPEQQGELYKLSDFNFVRMILGKEFSGDGPYNNRYVRAAAFLDGWLRHKIMLQDDEPAFYLYEQIFSCQGKKYVRIGFFGILRLEDSGRAKVHPHEETYPKAKLDRLNLMRATHANLDSVFSFYSDPKEKIIKTLKPFMKRKPLLEVRDRDNVVHRVWRVDKKAAISRIMLEMKDKPAFIADGHHRFEAAIRYKNELKLRNTKFSEDESYNHVLMYFTPIEGKGLAVLPIHRVISNVAYFDSLHFEQDLASYYDVVPYPAGKKSSEAVRKKLMKDLAKAGETKHAFGLYLGNYRYFLLTLRDEASIDEMVAEEKPKAWKHLDVTILHYTIFERLLNIANETEDKVTYFKNDLDAIKAADEPGANFAILLNGTKVEEIIAVAGELEKMPHKSTYFYPKLLSGLIVNRLEHGEKVK
- a CDS encoding Maf family protein; this translates as MIILASASPRRRQLLRRLVKHFRVIPSRVDEGKITAANPPRLAEKTARAKCAEVADRYPTAVVIGADTIVVLGQTILGKPGSQKEASSMLTRLSGRTHLVITGLAVYDPSSGKINSTREITYVKMKKVGKTEIMAYVKSGRPLDKAGGYGIQEIEKIFIERIKGDYDNVVGLPLLTLQKLLKPILK
- a CDS encoding ORF6N domain-containing protein — protein: MANIIPAERIEKAIYLIRGRKVMIDRDLAELYQVETKVLNQAVKRNQDRFPEGFMFQLSKKEKAEVVTICDHLKELKYSYRLPYVFTEQGVAMLSSVLNSKRAIQVNILIINTFVKLRELVSSHKDVLRKIEELEGKYDKQFKIVFDAIRALIIPTERSKKRIGFMVD
- a CDS encoding DUF3276 family protein, encoding METETKTESIGSKELFKRMVKAGRRTYFVSVRAAKNDTRYIMLTESRLVADNKFEKSSIMVFQNKLGELLNVLQEAALVVA